One window of the Cryptomeria japonica chromosome 7, Sugi_1.0, whole genome shotgun sequence genome contains the following:
- the LOC131856262 gene encoding uncharacterized protein LOC131856262 codes for MAFRMFHLVLTYVLCMPFTILASPDELGNMSIDDYINYVNPPAVHKYKHDNGDNILCVKFTDQISLRPAKNQNGYDKNNSNIGWRDTQAGEPSSNISGSGLGKRCPEGTVSAKEIKHEHVKRTGSVNMFLTRKMIESSYQVHDVRMRFHLFFPF; via the exons ATGGCTTTTCGTATGTTCCACCTGGTTTTAACTTATGTGCTCTGTATGCCATTTACGATTTTAGCATCCCCAGATGAACTGGGCAATATGAGCATCGACGATTATATCAATTATGTTAATCCACCGGCTGTTCACAAGTACAAA CATGACAATGGAGACAACATACTCTGTGTCAAATTTACTGATCAAATTTCCCTCCGCCCTGCAAAAAATCAAAATGGGTATGATAAG AATAATTCAAATATAGGCTGGAGGGATACTCAAGCAGGGGAACCCTCTTCAAATATCTCAGGCAGTGGACTTGGAAAAAGGTGTCCTGAAGGAACAGTTTCTGCCAAGGAGATAAAGCACGAACACGTAAAACGGACAGGATCTGTAAATATGTTTTTGACGAGAAAAATGATAGAATCTTCGTATCAGGTTCATGACGTACGTATGAGATTTCATTTGTTTTTTCCTTTTTAA